The Silurus meridionalis isolate SWU-2019-XX chromosome 6, ASM1480568v1, whole genome shotgun sequence genome contains the following window.
ACCCTCACTGTCTACACAGACTCGGAGGAGAATTATGATAACCTCAGATTACACCGAGAACCCCTTTTAATCACGCTAGTAAATAGAAAGATGGATAAACAGTAAGATTGACAGATGGATGTTGTGGGTTAATTGAGGGTTAATTATATCAATCTGGCAACGCGGTATCTTTCGGCCAACGCGCAAACGGCGTTCAAGCGACAGAAACGCCGGGAGCGCGCAGAGCCAGCCACCGGGAGCGCGCACGACGAACGGGCACAGGCGCGGGCTcggtgattaaaaaataaaaaataaaaaaataaaaaaaaaacttataagaaaaaaaaggtaataatttttttttaaatgtaaacatgcgcttttattttttggattCTTTACCATTTTGGAAGtatttacaattaaatattatatataatttatttttaattgtaaatggtatatacatatataatatatacataatcatatatatatacaaaattttatatatatatatatatatatatatatatatatatatatataattaatatatatattaatatattattctttatatatatatatatataaagaataatttTTATTCGGACgttttttaaaagtattaaaaatattttctacattattattattgttattattattattataatatatatatatatatatatatatatatatatatatatatatatatatatatatatatatatatatatattttttttttttttacatttatacctATATGATCTATATTGCAATTACTGTAAATCAAGTACTGCCccttaaacataaaaaagtttGTAAAATATTGGATGATAaaggataataaataatacataaataaatatttggtgtgaATATATAAGAGCTTAaaatttaacaattatttttgttattaccATTAGACATTTGCAGTTCTGTCAATTGtgtttaatatgaataaaatatcacCTCAAACATCAATTAAAACGCtcaggaattttattttttataaatatgtgaATATTAAAGTTTATGAAAAttagtggagttttttttaGTGCACgcactttataatttttttttttattatttctttaactTTTAACTTAAAGCCGTGTCTTTTATAAATCCGTGATCGATGCGCTACTTCCGGGTTTGGGAGGAGACGCTGTCAGAGCTCTCAATAGCTGCTAGCCGAAATGGGAACTTTTCTATTTATAACACTGTACGCTTTAATAAACTGTTTGGTGGTCTTTCCAGTCGCGCACAGCAACAGTTTTGAGGTAAAtcttattattttcatttctttctttaaaatcgAAATGATTCTCTAGTGTCGCTTTGACAGTCTACCCCATTCATAGCAACCCTGGGCCCGTTCCGAATCGCGGTGTGTTCCCTGCGTAGGTGCACTATGTAGTGAAGAAAAGGGCGTCTCGTGCGCATCAATCTAGTGCACTATTTATCGAATTGGGAAGAGTTTGGGCTTCAATGCGTTTCTTATAAAATAGGGTCATTAGcgcaaaataatattttgtattacattttcaaacacaGAAAGCCggattctatctatctatctatctatctatctatctatctatctatctatctatctatctatctatctgcttgtctgtctgtttgtttgtttatatttctcttgtttatccatccatctagatctctctttctctctctctctctctctctctctctctctctctctctctctcactctctctcgtaTTATATCGAACATCTTCTATAAAACTCCCTGTACAGGATGTTAATCAACATCCTGCCCAAtcaggaatttgacagaaatgtttccatagcaaccaGTCATGTCACATGACCAATTGGTCTTTATAGAGTAAGAACGAGTTTCATTCAGAACTGATTTTTCTACACATGAACTTCTTCACCATCTCGTTATTCACCCGTGTTTCAGACCAAAGCCACGCAGTTCTTCAGCAGCGGCCACACCAACAACTGGGCAGTGCTGGTGAGTGTCAGCCTGAtttctcctcctcatcctcctccttctcatcctcctcctcctcatcctcctcctcatttgATCTGATGTGTGATGTAATGCTTGTGCGCAGGTCTGCACCTCAAGATTTTGGTTCAACTATCGGCACGTTGCCAACGTACTGTCCGTGTACCGCAGTGTGAAGAGACTGGGCATCCCAGACAGGTTCGTATCACCATGACGACAAAGACCTCCACGTCTTACATCCACCCACCCCCCTCCTCCGCTCATCTCGTCCTCCTTCTCTGTCCTCCGTCAGTCACATCGTCCTGATGTTAGCCGATGACATGGCCTGCAACCACAGGAACCCCAAACCTGCCACCGTCTTCAGCCACAAGAACATGGAGCTGAATGTGTACGGAGACGACGTAGAGGTCGATTACCGCGGATACGAGGTGGGCGGGGCTTGTCGAACCATCCAGCaggatttgtttgtttacattatttttttttattattattatttttttttatatatattaacttGAAGTGTACAGCTGCTGTAACATAAGTGACATCAGGGACTTATTTGTTTGTACACTGGTTTTACaacaacataaatataaataaagaaaacaaaagaaaattaattgaatcttatctatctatctatctatctatctaactatctatctatctatctatctatctatctatctatctatttctgGATGTGTTATGGGCTTGGTCAGGTGACAGTGGAGAATTTTCTGAGAGTGCTGACAGGGCGGCTCCCGGCGAGTTCACCTCGCTCCAAACGCTTACTCAGTGACGACCGCAGCAACATCCTCATCTACCTGACGGGTAacaacactttatttatttatttatttattttagtttgcaCCTGGATAAAAATGGCCACCGCAGGACTGTAAGTGTGTTCAGTTTCTTGACGCTTGGTAACTGTGTGTTTGGGACAGGTCATGGCGGGAACGGCTTCCTGAAGTTCCAGGACTCGGAGGAGATCAGCAACGTGGAGCTGGCCGATGCGTTCGAGCAGATGTGGCAGAAACGGAGGTAGAAACATGTGAAACTTTTGGGCGCTGATTGTGGTGCTGAAATTATACACTATGATGTGTTtctataataatgtgtgtgtgtgtgagtgtgagtgagtgtgtgtgtgtgtgtgtgtgtgtgtgtgtgtgtgctgctgaagaaatattctatctatctatctatctatctatctatctatctatctatctatctatctatctatctatctgtttattAATCTCTATTACTCTgaatctgtttgtctgtctattcaTCTATCTGTTAATGATCtatatctatttatccatcaatctctttctctctctctctctctctctctctctctctctctctctctctctctctctctatatatatatatatatatatacttgtctatctgtctatgcATCTCATTCCTCATGTAGTCTGCATTTGTTCTCATattaagctccactcttctctgaagatgttccgctagattttgtggagattcattcagccgtGAGGgtttaagtaaagtcaggtactgatggaggtgaggtgaggaggcctgggggtgcagtcagtgtggaGCATTTATGtgaaagcaggagatctttcattccaacccatggaaagcagatgttcatggagcactgtcatgctggaacaggtttgggtctccaagttcaggggaaaatttcatgctaccgcttccaaaggctggaaaagtcagatgacCCGATTCtattaaaagactggaggttattataagaagAAATAAGgattggaatgggatgttcagaaagcactgtcaggtgtccacatgctTTTCTGCATATAGTGTAATTAAGGACGTAACTTCCCGGGATAGAGATCGACCTAAATCACGCGTCGATGCACATCCGGATTCGACCTCAACAAAGATCCAGGCGTATTAACCGGCTTTAACGTCAATCCCGCTAATCCGTTAATGGCGCGTTTTGTGGGCCCGCGACGTGGAACCGAGCGGGAGGTCAATGTGACGGGAGCGGGAGGCTGAAACGTTCCCAGCTGCCGTTAAGGCCGCGCGTTAGAGTGCCTGCTGATGGGATAATTGAGCAGGAAGTCGATCCTTTTGTACGAACAAATGACGACTCCTGAAcgatcacttttttttttccccatcaggTATAACGAGCTGCTGTTTATAATCGACACCTGCCAGGGGGCGTCCATGTACGAGAGGTTCTACTCGCCCAACATCATGGCTCTGGCCAGCAGCCAAGTCGGAGAGGACTCGCTTTCAGTAAGCTCTAAGCgttttttttggatttgacccaagaaaataaacatttttttattcctaatttgtaataaatgacGTATGACTGTGTAACAACTTGTTTTGAGTTTAAGGTGGGGAGGGGGCAAAAACTTTTGAGAGGTGGGAAATGTGGTGGGaaaaatttttaaatgagttttgatggtttgtgtttgtctgtgtgacGTGCAGCACCAGCCGGACCTCGCTATCGGAGTCCATCTGATGGacaggtacaccttctacctgCTGGAGTTCCTGGAAGAAGTCCATCCTGCCAGTCAGGCCAATATGAATGAtctggtcagtgtgtgtgtgtttgatttgagcTGGTGGTGACATTTGTTCTGTCCATTTAAGCAAAACAACTGTAACTTTTATCACAAGTAATCGCTGTAATTCACCCTGAAATCGTAATTGCGGTGAAATGAAGTTATAATTgtggtaaataattttttttatatttttgtaattgtgGTGAAATGGAGTCATAATAAAGTCGCAAattgcagtgaaaaaaaattcGTTATAAAGTGATAATTGTAGTAAAATGAAGTTGTTATAAAGTTGTAATTACGGTGAAGCGAATTAGTTCTAAATTCGTAAATGTGCCGAAATGGAGTCGTAATTACAGTGAAATATAGTCATTAAAAATTCGGGAATTGCGGTGAAATAAAGTcgttagaaagtcataattacgGTGAAGTACATTTATAATTAAGGCTTAATCAAGTTATAATTAACGTGAAATGAGGTCATAATTAAGGTGATGGTTGGTCATTCAGACACGTTATATAACGAGAAATGATATTGAGGGTGTATAAACAGTGTCACGTCAAAGTCTGCCAGCTGTAATTATGGCAATTTTTGCTTTTAGTTTTGTTCCGACATTCACGGTGCTGAAGTTCGCGTCATTTCAGTCGTGTGCTGTAAGATGAAACGGTGGCAAGATGAAAAACGTGGCCACATTAAACGGACTGCCGAGTCCCCGTGTAGGTCAAACACTTTGAAACGCGCAGGAGGTCGACCTTTTCTCTGCCTCAGCAGGTTACCCACCACTCAACGTGCCTGGGGTCTACTGGTTTCTATCTGCCTTTTAGTTTTTAGCCCCACCTTTTATTTGGTAGTGTGGGTCATTTTGTTAACTCAAATAATGacactctttttgtttttgtttgtttttttctttttttgatctTTAGTTTAAGGTGTGTCCCCAAAGCCAGTGTGTGTCGACTCCGGGCCACCGTACCGACCTGTTCCAGCGAGACCCCGGCAGCGTCCTGATCACCGACTTCTTCGGCAGCGTGCGCAAAGTGGAGCTGACACGCGAGCTGGTGGAGCTGAGCGCCCCCGTCTGGGAAACATCCACGGCCACGTGAGCGACGTTTACTTTGACGTTCATCTTGGCGTGTTGTTATATACAATAATTgtaaaagatagagagagagagacgggggGGACAAACAGACATCCAGTTGGTGAAAGAGATAAGAagagggagagatggaaagaaagagatccaaagagaaataaaacaaagagtTAAACAGGCAAACTACTGACCTGTTCAATCAGAGGTGCCAAAACTTTTGGCCCTCGACCTCtttgggaggaaaaaaactCAATCGCTTCCCACTCTGTATAATGCGATGATGGGATTCAGAGCGAACAGAGTGCCAAagaacacactctctcacacacacacacacacacacacgtgtgttttCTTTGCCATCAGCGTTGGCCTGGAATCGAATAAAAGCCCAATTTGCGACATCCGCTCTACAAATGCCATTTTAATCCCCTGCTGCACATCTGTCGCCATGGCGCCGGCGGCACAGAATGAAATTAGGAGGCCTCGTTACTCGTTTTCCTCCCGCTTTCCGAGTCCATTAGCGTCTATCTGCTCCATCAGCAGTCACAGACTCGCTCACGTCAAGCCTCGGTCACACGCCAACATGTTTatattacagacacacactcgtTCTTTAACCTACATCTGTAATGTGAAGACCTTTACTCAGGACAGCTGTggtgagctgaaaagcatcAGGGATGCTGTGGTTGCTGTTAACGGGAAGCCATAAAACGTACCAAACTGGGGCGTCTTGAAGGTGTCAAAGTAGGTACAGAGTCATTTTCGATTGTTCCAAAGCGCTGATGCTGGAATCTCCTTCCTCAGATACTTGAAAATCATCTCCACATCACCATTAAGCTGAAAAAGTATGGAGACTTTTGTGGAGcatgaattttcccttcacttgagcgAGGAGACCCAGGATGAAGATCTGGGTTCCATGTGTTGGAGCTGGAagcatgaagatatggtttccaCGGGTTTGAGtttaaaatctcctgctatagatcttcaaccctattgaacacttttgagatgaatCGTTCACCCTGACTTTACTATCgctcttgtggttgaatgacatctagtagaacatctttccagaagagtggcgcttattataagagcaagaTGGGGTTTAAATGTTGAATGTATCTACTATTGTCCATGATGAAGTAAACGTTTATATGAATATAGGAGTAGAATGAGGCACCTTCACTAATAACTGACTCATCGTCGTTCAGGTGTCTATCAAGGAGACCACAAGGTGGCAGTAGTGCATCATGGATTTCCTCTTCCCGTCTCCATATGTCTGTCTTAGGCCCGTTAAGATCTCTTCAACATTTGAGAAGAAACCACATTCAATGATTCAAACTCGGATGCTGTTCGAGAAAAGCTTCATTGCTGTTAAGCGTCGTTTCGAACGGGACGTTTTAACTGAATTCTCTCGATTccgattggctggaaggagattttttttttcctttacaggATCAGAGGAGCATCGTAACTTCTCATTCCAGTTTAcagtgtttgcttgttttcggtctggttttttttggtcattttttgATGAAATAATAATGCAGCGTAAACATTCGCATGAAGCGAGCGAGACATAGTCCCCTCCCCTCGAGGGAAGAGCGAGAGAGGGTGGGGGGGAATATAGGACTAACAGCCGCCTCCATTAGCACAAGCAGCTCCAAGCGACAGCTTTTCCAATTAATGAGAGAGGCGCTTCATTATCACAGTTTTAATTCGAGGCTTCGGAGGGGAAATCACGCCTGCGTTCGAACTAATCAGCGGGGCGGTAATGGACGAGGAATGGAGGGAGGAGCGAGCGCCCGCGGGGCACATGCCGATCAAGACGAACCGTTCCTCGTTTCCTAATCGCTTGGAAAGCGTCTTCGATTGGGCCACAGTGCGATTTCGGGGGGCTTGGACGAGATTCTCCATTCTGCCCCAGCCTGAGGACAACGTGCTGCGAGAAAACGCAGGATAAATTTGTCCCACGTAGTGTGGATGACATTTACATGGATAGTGTTGTCTGAAAATTAAGAACATTATCGACATAATtgcccaatctggcaacccagtcATTAACTGTCTGGTTAACATGCTGTACTGAATAGTGAACATGGGGCagcgtgatttttttttcatttgttgcaGTTCATACTTTTGACCACTAGGTCAAAACGGGCCTGTAATCTAGAAATGAGGATGCAGCACATACATCCACCTCATCCCTCGTTCCTCCCTATCTCCGCTGCCTCCCAGCCTTGCCATGTTCTCCATTAAGAGGATTGTGCCGCCGTAATAGACTCTTTCATCCGCTTTATCCTTCCTGTCCAGTGTTTAACGAAATGCCacgaagcagctaccgatgcgatacgatacgattcaccAATTCGATTTGGCGCGATGCAACAATTTCTGACAGtaaatcatcaatttacataaataagtgccttctgacctcttatgctcaggtgtccacaaactattgtCCGAAAGCGTTTGTGGTTGTAGAACAGTCTTTCGTATCGATCAGCTCTCATTCATTACTCGAGTCCTTTGTTTCGCTCGTCTGCTCCGCGTCGATATCCTTCGCTCGCGTCTGCTATCCGCGGCCTCGTCCCAAATTACATTTCGTGAAAGGAGCAGCGTTTTGGCCCGGCTTCCTGATCTCCAAGTGCCCTCGATCGACCCATAGGCATCCTGGAAGAGCTTAGCCAGCACGCGTCGAGGGCCAAGCTCGTACAACTACAGGTCCacaggaagggggaaaaaagggaatAGGAAATGCAAGCAAATGTTTCTGCATGAATATATCAATAGTATACTGAAATTTCTTACCGGGTGAAAAAGAACTAATCAGAAATCAGGGGAAAAGCAATCAGCGGCTTCATGCGACATTTGGAGACGTTATAATGGATCACGACGTGCTACGAGACTGAAAATGGGAGTCTCACGTGTGACCACTTCTTATAATCGAATATAATCCATGCGCAAAATCTTGACACACATCATCGCCCCTCCCTACTCCTCATGGCCCCACCCATCTCCTAATGGCTGTGCCCTACCCCACCCAGCCCCACTCCGTATGGCCCCGCCTTACTCCACATGGCCCCACCAATCTCCTAATGTCTCTGCCCTACCCCACCCAGCCCCACTCTGTATGGCCCTGCCTTACTCCACATGACCCCACCCATCTCCTAATGTCTCTGCCCTACCCCACCCAGCCCCACTCTGTATGGCCCCACCTTACTCCACACGGCCCCACCCACATTGGACATTTCATCCCAAATGAAATTCCCTTTTACTTCCAGGATGCCAGTTTGGAAATATTGTGCACTTTAAGCCatcaatcttttttattattgtaagaATATGAtgattaaattcatttatatgATTAAACTGCATTAATTGTTGTATGTGTGTTGCACAAACAGTAacgattttttaaattattattattttctccaGGCCTGGAGCTCAGAAAAACGAGACGAGCGAGGTGCTTTCGTACGTCGATCAGTTACCAGTGTCTGAGATCATTCATCAGGTACGTCTTAAATACTACATAATGATTTTTAACGTCATTCCCATGTCCTAGTCATAGAGGCTACAGCGAGGTCTGGCGGGAGACGACGTTTCAGGAAGGTGTCTTCAGTGTGAGCGCCTTCACGTGGTGACTTTTTCCTCTCGTAATGCCGCGACTTCAATCTCGTAATCTTGGATTTAATCGGTTTGCGCGGAAACATTCCACCGCCAAAATTGTTTCGGGATCGGTTCCTGGTTAGAAATTCAGAATGGAAAACTGTAATCTGTTCCTCATGAGTGCAATTTCTGACCATAACGCCTGCTTTGTGCTCAGTAGGaacacttttatataaaaaaaaaagatttgtataaagaaaaagataagAAATGGCCTGAGAGCTGCTGTATGGCGGCGGAGAGCGCTAGGAAGCTTGGCGATTAGCTGATAATGGAAAGATGGCGATGAAGCACACAGTCGTTCCTTTGGCGTTTTGCGCCGACACGCCCGTCTCGGTGGGAGAGGAGCTTATCTTACCCGCCCTCCCGGCTAACGCTGATCACATCGCGCTCACAAGATCCGCCacgcatttatatatatatataaaatcgcCCCGAGCGTGACTACTGTTTTTATGAAAGGAGGAAGTACATTTATTAGGCTCTGTCTTGGATCAGGGTTGGGTTTAGAGttagtttttgttatttttaaccaAAAATTGGTTGATTCTACTGATGGAACGATCAGAATCATTTCACAAAATGAAGGAATCTTTGTTCGATTCATTAAATAGCTCCTGAAAGCGAGCGGAAAGTTTTGGCACCCCTGGCCTAATTCAATTACGATTTTGtagttcattatttttaatgaaatttatgggaaaaacaaacaaacagtgaaACAGTTCTAGCGGCCCGCGTCGCCAGCTAATGGCGCTTGGCCGCACGAAGGACTTTATTTCTGCTTTAGAATCTCCTCCGAATGCCACGCAGACGTTAGTTTTCTGATGATAATAAGCGAATGGGCGCTCCTCCGTGCTCGGCGCACCCAGCCCTCTCTCTCGCGCGCGCCGTAACTTCCTCTAAAGACGGCCCTTTGTCTTCCTTCCCCGCAGGCTGCGTGCTGCGTGCTGCTTTATTAGATAAGAGAGAGTTGTAGCGCTCCTCCGCAGCACGCGTATTTAAGTAGACGGCGGCATCTTCGAACGTAATCGCGCAGTCACGGTGGTACGTCTTTTCTTTCCGAGAGTAAACCTCTCGG
Protein-coding sequences here:
- the pigk gene encoding GPI-anchor transamidase; this encodes MGTFLFITLYALINCLVVFPVAHSNSFETKATQFFSSGHTNNWAVLVCTSRFWFNYRHVANVLSVYRSVKRLGIPDSHIVLMLADDMACNHRNPKPATVFSHKNMELNVYGDDVEVDYRGYEVTVENFLRVLTGRLPASSPRSKRLLSDDRSNILIYLTGHGGNGFLKFQDSEEISNVELADAFEQMWQKRRYNELLFIIDTCQGASMYERFYSPNIMALASSQVGEDSLSHQPDLAIGVHLMDRYTFYLLEFLEEVHPASQANMNDLFKVCPQSQCVSTPGHRTDLFQRDPGSVLITDFFGSVRKVELTRELVELSAPVWETSTATPGAQKNETSEVLSYVDQLPVSEIIHQKPKQKDWHPPDGFILGLWTLILLVFFKTYGIKHLKHIF